Sequence from the uncultured Flavobacterium sp. genome:
AGGAGTTCTTTTTACTTTAATGGGACTTGCAATTCTATGGCTCAGTGTTCATCCAAATTGGTTTAGTTCCAGAAAAGACTTAGTCTCAAATTAAAAAAATGGCACAAATACCTTCTATAAAAACAGCAAATCCAAGTGATGAAAAAGTCGCTGCAATTATCGAAGAATTGTCCATAAATCTCTATCTTCGTTTTGGAAGCGACGGAAATAATTCGTTTACAGATTGGCAATATAACAATCCCAAATTTGTCTTTGTTATAGCCGAACTTGAAGATGAAGTTATTGGTTGTGGCGCCATCAGACCAATTAATGATACAATTGGTGAAGTAAAACGAATGTATTCAAAATTTCCCGGCAAGAAAATCGGGCAAACAATTTTAGCATTTTTAGAAGAAAAAGCCAAAACAATTGGATATACTGATTTGATTCTGGAAACACGAGTAAAAAATCTGGAAGCAATTCAGTTTTACCAAAAACAAGAATATAACACAATTCCGAATTACGGAAAATATAAAGATCGACCAGAAGCTATTTGTCTTGGAAAATCTCTAAAATAAATTTCATTACCCGAAGCAATGTACACACCTAAAATATACAAAGACGAAGATCCGGAATCTATCAGAACTTTTTTGAAAGAAAATAGTTTTGGAATTCTGATCAATCAAACTCACGGAAAATTATGCGCAACACATATTCCAATTGAGCTTGAAGTGAATGCTGACGGAAAAGAAATTCTGCAAGGACATCTTTCTAAACTTAATCCGCAAGCAGAAGGTTTTACAGAAAACGATCAGGTTTTAGCAGTATTTACAGGACCGCATAGTTATATTTCTTCGTCTTGGTACGATCATGAAAATGTTCCAACATGGAATTATATAGCCGTACATGTTTATGGACGAATTAAAATTGTTGACCAGGAAACTACTATAGAACAGCTTAAAAAATTGGTTGATAAATACGAAGCCAATTCTGTAAATCCCGTTCGTGTTGAAGATTTATCAGCAAAAACAATGCGCGAAGCCAGAGGAATCTTTGGTTTTGAAATTGAAATCGACGAGATTCAAGCCACCAAAAAACTATCTCAAAACAGAGACGATCATAATTATAAAAATATAATTTCGGAGTTAGAAAAAAGCGAAAACCCTCAGGCTATTGCTGTTGCGAAAGAAATGTCGAAATGCCGAAAGTAAATCGGCTTTAGCCATTGAAATCTAGGAATTCATAAGTACATTTGCACTCGCAAGATTTAGAAATTAAAAGACATTAAAATCAGATGCTTATAACTTTACTTTACTTCTTTATTGCTATTGTTTTTATTCAGGTTTTCTATTATTTAGGAATTTTTGGAAAATTTGCCTTTGGTAAACCTCAAGAAATTACATCAAAAAATCTTCCTGTTTCAGTAATTGTATGTGCTAAAAATGAAGAAGAAAACGTTAAAAAATTCATTCCATTATTAGCAGAACAAGATTATCCTGATTTTGAAATTGTTTTAATTGACGATGCTTCAAGCGATGAAACATTAGAAGCTTTTGAAGAATTTGAACAACAATACCCGAACATTCGCTTGGTTAAAGTACAAAATAATGAAGCCTTTTGGGGAAATAAAAAATACGCCTTA
This genomic interval carries:
- a CDS encoding GNAT family N-acetyltransferase, whose product is MAQIPSIKTANPSDEKVAAIIEELSINLYLRFGSDGNNSFTDWQYNNPKFVFVIAELEDEVIGCGAIRPINDTIGEVKRMYSKFPGKKIGQTILAFLEEKAKTIGYTDLILETRVKNLEAIQFYQKQEYNTIPNYGKYKDRPEAICLGKSLK
- a CDS encoding FMN-binding negative transcriptional regulator produces the protein MYTPKIYKDEDPESIRTFLKENSFGILINQTHGKLCATHIPIELEVNADGKEILQGHLSKLNPQAEGFTENDQVLAVFTGPHSYISSSWYDHENVPTWNYIAVHVYGRIKIVDQETTIEQLKKLVDKYEANSVNPVRVEDLSAKTMREARGIFGFEIEIDEIQATKKLSQNRDDHNYKNIISELEKSENPQAIAVAKEMSKCRK